From a region of the Salarias fasciatus chromosome 6, fSalaFa1.1, whole genome shotgun sequence genome:
- the chtf18 gene encoding chromosome transmission fidelity protein 18 homolog isoform X1 → MDEYDELFEIEDNFEEQFADELEAMAQMEEDSSAVGKSSNRWQGDNISDIGHMLDDKTTTPKSKRMKQDAGVVKRLFGETQPSAVLLQSEDITPPSSPEQYEPPSIARSNPAALDISGFALLQESPGRPPTGPPASHHVLKRPPLEGEYISVTDSSGSRIYLRQKEDSGTKTVNSRNVPNFLGELGLLSVPIRVLREQEADRRHQQLVEESQRLTELLTSSVNEALVQPEDTENDENKDPEDSDGQMSRLWVDRYSPRHYTELLSDDFTNRCLLKWLKLWDTVVFGRERKSRPARSDRLAANQSSFKPNQGNPNPNRFKTKTEVTEELLEAELDQYKRPKFKVALLSGPPGLGKTTLAHVIAKHAGYNVVEINASDDRSADVFQKRIDQATQMKSVLGANERPNCLIIDEIDGAPAAAINILLAVLNRKDGHGGEAGSDTAKKKKKKEPILLRPIICICNDLYVPALRPLRQQAFLLSFPQTQPSRLVQRLSEISVRQGLKADTGALMSLCEKTDNDIRSCINTLQFLHGRGHKQLDARTIQRVSVGQKDQNKGLFHLWQEIFQLPRTKRKRVGDDFEEAMAAGGGGQRFQHILDLAMSNGDYEKVSQGLYDNFLSMRVRDPNLQSVCEALDWLSFSDRLNQVILHNQNFSLMKYLPFLSVTFHFLFAHTHVPRISYPHSHHDASSRLLSSRNALSTMLADIPACIRTRISQLSLTVDILTLLLEIICPKLRPVNPQLFSSREKEQMHELINTMLAYNLSYRQDRTPEGQYTYILEPRVEEVVRFPGLPPRRQLTYQAKQTISREMEQEKMRRAEQLMLQRNPAGKVNEKKSAGPKATSNHQQRLENIVKQTTVESRPEVDFFGRAVAPKPQKIEPSSHTGERCAVLAMGTAVGDSDVWFRFNEGMSNAVRRNVYIRELL, encoded by the exons TGGAGGCGATGGCTCAGATGGAGG AAGATTCTTCTGCGGTGGGAAAATCTTCAAATCGATGGCAAGGAGACAACATCTCAGACATTGGGCACATGTTGGATGATAAAACCACCA CTCCAAAGTCAAAGCGGATGAAGCAGGATGCCGGGGTGGTCAAACGACTTTTCGGCGAAACACAGCCGAGCGccgtcctgctgcagagcgAAGATATCACGCCTCCGTCTTCTCCGGAGCAGTACGAGCCCCCCAGCATCGCAAG GTCGAACCCTGCTGCGTTGGATATCAGCGGCTTTGCTCTTCTCCAGGAGTCTCCCGGGCGACCCCCCACAGGACCGCCGGCCTCCCACCATGTGCTGAAGCGACCTCCTTTAGAAGGAGAGTACATCAGCGTGACCGACTCATCGGGGAGCCGGATCTATCTCAGACAGAAAGAAGACTCGGGAACAAAG ACGGTGAACTCCAGAAATGTGCCAAACTTCCTGGGGGAACTGGGGCTGCTCTCGGTGCCAATCCGAgtgctcagagagcaggaggcggaCAGG CGTcaccagcagctggtggaggagtcGCAGCGTCTGACAGAGCTGCTGACCAG CAGTGTGAACGAAGCGCTCGTTCAGCCTGAAGACACAGAAAACGACGAGAACAAAGATCCTGAAGACTCAGACGGACAAATGTCTCGGCTGTGGGTGGACAGATATTCCCCGCGCCACTACACCGAGCTCCTCAGCGACGAC TTTACAAACCGCTGTCTGCTGAAGTGGCTGAAGCTGTGGGACACCGTCGTGTTCGGCAGGGAGAGGAAGTCCCGCCCCGCTCGCTCGGACAGGCTGGCGGCCAATCAGAGCTCCTTCAAACCCAATCAGGGAAATCCCAATCCGAACCGCTTCAAGACCAAAAccgaggtgacggaggagctgctggaggccgagCTGGATCAGTACAAAAGGCCCAAGTTTAAG gtgGCGCTCTTGTCGGGTCCCCCAGGTTTGGGTAAAACCACTCTGGCTCACGTCATCGCAAAGCATGCTGGGTACAATGTGGTGGAGATCAATGCCAG CGACGATCGCAGCGCGGACGTCTTCCAGAAACGCATCGACCAGGCGACGCAGATGAAGTCCGTCTTAGGAGCCAACGAGAGGCCCAACTGCCTCATCATCGACGAGATCGACGGAGCGCCCGCG GCTGCCATCAACATACTGCTGGCAGTTCTGAACAGGAAGGACGGACACGGCGGAGAGGCCGGTTCAGACActgccaaaaagaaaaaaaagaaggagccCATCCTGCTGCGACCGATCATCTGCATCTGTAACGACCT TTACGTTCCTGCTCTCAGGCCTCTCCGGCAGCAGGCCTTCCTCCTGTCTTTCCCTCAGACTCAGCCTTCTCGCCTCGTTCAGAGACTCTCTGAG ATCTCAGTCCGACAGGGCCTGAAAGCAGACACGGGCGCTCTGATGTCTCTGTGTGAGAAGACGGACAACGACATCCGGTCCTGCATCAACACGCTGCAG TTCCTCCACGGTCGAGGCCACAAGCAGCTGGACGCCAGAACCATCCAGCGCGTCTCTGTGGGGCAGAAGGACCAGAACAAAGGTCTGTTCCACCTGTGGCAGGAGATCTTCCAGTTACCTCGCACCAAAAG AAAACGTGTTGGTGACGACTTCGAGGAGGCGATggctgcaggaggtggaggtcagaggttcCAGCACATTCTCGATCTGGCGATGTCCAACGGGGATTACGAGAAGGTCTCTCAG GGTCTATATGATAATTTTCTGTCCATGCGCGTGAGGGACCCCaacctgcagagtgtgtgtgaggctctGGACTGGCTGTCCTTCTCAGACCGCCTGAACCAAGTCATCCTGCACAACCAGAACTTCTCTCTGATGAAGTACCTGCCCTTCCTGTCCGTCaccttccacttcctgtttgctcacacacacgtgcCCCGCATCAGCTATCCTCACAGCCACCACGAC gcctcctcccgtctcctcagcagcaggaacgCTCTGTCCACCATGCTGGCTgacatcccagcatgcatcagaACGAGGATCAGCCAGCTCAGCCTGACCGTCGATATTCTAACACTACTCCTGGAGATCATCTGTCCCAAACTGCGGCCT GTGAATCCGCAGCTgttcagcagcagggagaagGAGCAAATGCATGAGCTGATCAACACCATGCTGGCCTACAACCTCTCGTACAGGCAGGACCGCACACCCGAGGGGCAGTACACGTACATACTGGAGcc gcgAGTGGAGGAAGTGGTGAGGTTTCCAGGCCTGCCTCCACGCCGCCAGCTGACGTACCAGGCCAAGCAAACCATCAGCAGGGAGATGGAGCAGGAGAAGATGAGGAGGGCCGAGCAGCTGATGCTGCAACGAAACCCTGCAGGG aaagtgaatgaaaaaaagagcGCCGGCCCTAAAGCAACCAGCAACCATCAGCAGAGGCTGGAGAACATCGTCAAACAAACCACAGTGGAGTccagg CCCGAGGTGGACTTTTTCGGCCGAGCCGTCGCCCCCAAGCCTCAGAAAATTGAGCCGTCCTCACACACAG GTGAGAGGTGTGCCGTTCTCGCCATGGGAACGGCGGTGGGCGACAGCGACGTGTGGTTCAGGTTCAACGAGGGCATGTCCAACGCCGTCAGGAGGAACGTCTACATCAGAGAactactgtaa
- the chtf18 gene encoding chromosome transmission fidelity protein 18 homolog isoform X2 has protein sequence MLDDKTTTPKSKRMKQDAGVVKRLFGETQPSAVLLQSEDITPPSSPEQYEPPSIARSNPAALDISGFALLQESPGRPPTGPPASHHVLKRPPLEGEYISVTDSSGSRIYLRQKEDSGTKTVNSRNVPNFLGELGLLSVPIRVLREQEADRRHQQLVEESQRLTELLTSSVNEALVQPEDTENDENKDPEDSDGQMSRLWVDRYSPRHYTELLSDDFTNRCLLKWLKLWDTVVFGRERKSRPARSDRLAANQSSFKPNQGNPNPNRFKTKTEVTEELLEAELDQYKRPKFKVALLSGPPGLGKTTLAHVIAKHAGYNVVEINASDDRSADVFQKRIDQATQMKSVLGANERPNCLIIDEIDGAPAAAINILLAVLNRKDGHGGEAGSDTAKKKKKKEPILLRPIICICNDLYVPALRPLRQQAFLLSFPQTQPSRLVQRLSEISVRQGLKADTGALMSLCEKTDNDIRSCINTLQFLHGRGHKQLDARTIQRVSVGQKDQNKGLFHLWQEIFQLPRTKRKRVGDDFEEAMAAGGGGQRFQHILDLAMSNGDYEKVSQGLYDNFLSMRVRDPNLQSVCEALDWLSFSDRLNQVILHNQNFSLMKYLPFLSVTFHFLFAHTHVPRISYPHSHHDASSRLLSSRNALSTMLADIPACIRTRISQLSLTVDILTLLLEIICPKLRPVNPQLFSSREKEQMHELINTMLAYNLSYRQDRTPEGQYTYILEPRVEEVVRFPGLPPRRQLTYQAKQTISREMEQEKMRRAEQLMLQRNPAGKVNEKKSAGPKATSNHQQRLENIVKQTTVESRPEVDFFGRAVAPKPQKIEPSSHTGERCAVLAMGTAVGDSDVWFRFNEGMSNAVRRNVYIRELL, from the exons ATGTTGGATGATAAAACCACCA CTCCAAAGTCAAAGCGGATGAAGCAGGATGCCGGGGTGGTCAAACGACTTTTCGGCGAAACACAGCCGAGCGccgtcctgctgcagagcgAAGATATCACGCCTCCGTCTTCTCCGGAGCAGTACGAGCCCCCCAGCATCGCAAG GTCGAACCCTGCTGCGTTGGATATCAGCGGCTTTGCTCTTCTCCAGGAGTCTCCCGGGCGACCCCCCACAGGACCGCCGGCCTCCCACCATGTGCTGAAGCGACCTCCTTTAGAAGGAGAGTACATCAGCGTGACCGACTCATCGGGGAGCCGGATCTATCTCAGACAGAAAGAAGACTCGGGAACAAAG ACGGTGAACTCCAGAAATGTGCCAAACTTCCTGGGGGAACTGGGGCTGCTCTCGGTGCCAATCCGAgtgctcagagagcaggaggcggaCAGG CGTcaccagcagctggtggaggagtcGCAGCGTCTGACAGAGCTGCTGACCAG CAGTGTGAACGAAGCGCTCGTTCAGCCTGAAGACACAGAAAACGACGAGAACAAAGATCCTGAAGACTCAGACGGACAAATGTCTCGGCTGTGGGTGGACAGATATTCCCCGCGCCACTACACCGAGCTCCTCAGCGACGAC TTTACAAACCGCTGTCTGCTGAAGTGGCTGAAGCTGTGGGACACCGTCGTGTTCGGCAGGGAGAGGAAGTCCCGCCCCGCTCGCTCGGACAGGCTGGCGGCCAATCAGAGCTCCTTCAAACCCAATCAGGGAAATCCCAATCCGAACCGCTTCAAGACCAAAAccgaggtgacggaggagctgctggaggccgagCTGGATCAGTACAAAAGGCCCAAGTTTAAG gtgGCGCTCTTGTCGGGTCCCCCAGGTTTGGGTAAAACCACTCTGGCTCACGTCATCGCAAAGCATGCTGGGTACAATGTGGTGGAGATCAATGCCAG CGACGATCGCAGCGCGGACGTCTTCCAGAAACGCATCGACCAGGCGACGCAGATGAAGTCCGTCTTAGGAGCCAACGAGAGGCCCAACTGCCTCATCATCGACGAGATCGACGGAGCGCCCGCG GCTGCCATCAACATACTGCTGGCAGTTCTGAACAGGAAGGACGGACACGGCGGAGAGGCCGGTTCAGACActgccaaaaagaaaaaaaagaaggagccCATCCTGCTGCGACCGATCATCTGCATCTGTAACGACCT TTACGTTCCTGCTCTCAGGCCTCTCCGGCAGCAGGCCTTCCTCCTGTCTTTCCCTCAGACTCAGCCTTCTCGCCTCGTTCAGAGACTCTCTGAG ATCTCAGTCCGACAGGGCCTGAAAGCAGACACGGGCGCTCTGATGTCTCTGTGTGAGAAGACGGACAACGACATCCGGTCCTGCATCAACACGCTGCAG TTCCTCCACGGTCGAGGCCACAAGCAGCTGGACGCCAGAACCATCCAGCGCGTCTCTGTGGGGCAGAAGGACCAGAACAAAGGTCTGTTCCACCTGTGGCAGGAGATCTTCCAGTTACCTCGCACCAAAAG AAAACGTGTTGGTGACGACTTCGAGGAGGCGATggctgcaggaggtggaggtcagaggttcCAGCACATTCTCGATCTGGCGATGTCCAACGGGGATTACGAGAAGGTCTCTCAG GGTCTATATGATAATTTTCTGTCCATGCGCGTGAGGGACCCCaacctgcagagtgtgtgtgaggctctGGACTGGCTGTCCTTCTCAGACCGCCTGAACCAAGTCATCCTGCACAACCAGAACTTCTCTCTGATGAAGTACCTGCCCTTCCTGTCCGTCaccttccacttcctgtttgctcacacacacgtgcCCCGCATCAGCTATCCTCACAGCCACCACGAC gcctcctcccgtctcctcagcagcaggaacgCTCTGTCCACCATGCTGGCTgacatcccagcatgcatcagaACGAGGATCAGCCAGCTCAGCCTGACCGTCGATATTCTAACACTACTCCTGGAGATCATCTGTCCCAAACTGCGGCCT GTGAATCCGCAGCTgttcagcagcagggagaagGAGCAAATGCATGAGCTGATCAACACCATGCTGGCCTACAACCTCTCGTACAGGCAGGACCGCACACCCGAGGGGCAGTACACGTACATACTGGAGcc gcgAGTGGAGGAAGTGGTGAGGTTTCCAGGCCTGCCTCCACGCCGCCAGCTGACGTACCAGGCCAAGCAAACCATCAGCAGGGAGATGGAGCAGGAGAAGATGAGGAGGGCCGAGCAGCTGATGCTGCAACGAAACCCTGCAGGG aaagtgaatgaaaaaaagagcGCCGGCCCTAAAGCAACCAGCAACCATCAGCAGAGGCTGGAGAACATCGTCAAACAAACCACAGTGGAGTccagg CCCGAGGTGGACTTTTTCGGCCGAGCCGTCGCCCCCAAGCCTCAGAAAATTGAGCCGTCCTCACACACAG GTGAGAGGTGTGCCGTTCTCGCCATGGGAACGGCGGTGGGCGACAGCGACGTGTGGTTCAGGTTCAACGAGGGCATGTCCAACGCCGTCAGGAGGAACGTCTACATCAGAGAactactgtaa
- the LOC115390936 gene encoding guanine nucleotide-binding protein G(I)/G(S)/G(O) subunit gamma-13-like codes for MEELDVPQMRREVESLQYQLAINREKSSITVTELVKWIEGCVCEDPFLNPELMRANPWVEKGKCVIL; via the exons ATGGAGGAGTTAGACGTCCCGCAGATGAGGCGAGAAGTGGAGAGCCTCCAGTATCAGCTGGCCATCAACAGAGAGAAGTCCTCCATCACTGTCACAGA GCTGGTGAAGTGGATCGAAGGTTGTGTTTGTGAAGATCCCTTCCTGAACCCCGAGCTGATGCGGGCCAACCCCTGGGTGGAGAAGGGCAAGTGTGTGATCCTCTAA